The Aurantiacibacter gangjinensis genome includes a region encoding these proteins:
- a CDS encoding DNA-packaging protein, which produces MTAIERGAVLSRLDDDKRGKFLGELSDDENDILESYWPLWARAEQMPPAARWRLWLICAGRGFGKTRAGAEWVRHIAEEHDEARIALVARSIGEARAVMVEGESGILACCDGSEDRPFFEPSLRRLTWPSGAQATLYSAGEPESLRGPQHSHAWCDEIAKWDNAGDRALTTWDNLQMGLRLGEHPQVLATTTPRAVPLMRRLMGDGSDGDVVVTRGSSYDNAENLPAEFLAAMKRQYGSSALGRQELDGKLLEDVDGALWSRSMLEACREPFSAESIVRIVIGVDPPASSRGDACGIVVAGVTADGQGKVLADASIAQPSPDQWARRVAATAAEWRADRVVAEANQGGEMVASVLRAADCQMPLKLVHASHGKVARAEPVAALYETGRVNHVGHFPALEDELCGLMTGGDYQGPGHSPDRADALVWALTELMLGRRGEPRVRRF; this is translated from the coding sequence ATGACGGCAATTGAGCGCGGCGCGGTCCTCTCACGGCTGGACGATGACAAGCGTGGCAAGTTCCTGGGGGAACTGAGCGATGACGAAAACGACATTCTCGAAAGTTACTGGCCCCTCTGGGCGCGCGCAGAACAGATGCCGCCCGCCGCGCGCTGGCGGCTGTGGCTCATCTGCGCCGGACGCGGATTCGGCAAGACTCGCGCCGGGGCCGAATGGGTACGCCATATTGCAGAAGAGCATGATGAAGCACGCATTGCCCTTGTCGCCCGCTCGATCGGCGAAGCGCGCGCCGTCATGGTCGAGGGCGAAAGCGGTATCCTCGCCTGCTGCGACGGCAGCGAGGACCGGCCCTTTTTCGAGCCGTCGCTACGGCGGCTGACCTGGCCCAGCGGCGCGCAGGCAACGCTCTATTCCGCTGGCGAGCCGGAAAGCCTGCGCGGTCCGCAGCACAGCCATGCCTGGTGCGATGAGATCGCAAAGTGGGACAATGCCGGGGATCGGGCCCTGACGACGTGGGACAATCTCCAGATGGGCCTGCGCCTGGGCGAGCATCCGCAAGTGCTGGCGACGACCACGCCGCGCGCCGTGCCGCTGATGCGGCGATTGATGGGTGACGGGTCGGACGGCGATGTCGTGGTAACGCGCGGCAGCTCTTACGACAATGCCGAGAATCTCCCGGCGGAGTTCCTCGCCGCGATGAAACGCCAGTATGGCAGCAGCGCGCTCGGCCGGCAGGAGCTGGACGGCAAATTGCTGGAGGATGTCGACGGCGCGCTCTGGTCGCGCTCCATGCTGGAGGCGTGCCGCGAGCCGTTCTCGGCCGAGAGCATTGTGCGCATCGTCATCGGTGTCGATCCGCCCGCATCATCGCGCGGCGATGCCTGCGGGATCGTGGTGGCGGGCGTCACCGCGGATGGGCAGGGCAAGGTGCTGGCCGATGCTTCCATCGCGCAGCCCAGCCCGGACCAGTGGGCGCGCCGCGTTGCCGCGACGGCAGCGGAATGGCGCGCGGACCGGGTGGTGGCCGAAGCCAACCAAGGCGGCGAGATGGTCGCCAGCGTATTGCGCGCGGCGGACTGCCAGATGCCGCTCAAACTGGTGCATGCCAGCCACGGCAAGGTCGCCCGCGCCGAGCCCGTGGCCGCGCTGTACGAGACAGGCCGCGTGAACCATGTCGGCCACTTCCCGGCGCTGGAAGACGAATTATGCGGCCTGATGACCGGCGGCGATTACCAAGGCCCCGGCCACTCGCCCGACCGCGCCGATGCGCTGGTCTGGGCGCTGACCGAGCTGATGCTGGGGCGGCGGGGCGAGCCGAGGGTGAGACGGTTTTGA
- a CDS encoding DUF2460 domain-containing protein — protein MAYWLAREREGQTTDVIQRFDARYWTVDFPRGDMASVVTTAPDALRVDCELHLGNGLVGLIWESEDRFDHPLLSYDTDRNFALTTLRFRWQSDGVLPLDAVHGPTLTLEGRDAGGNARTWYVRLWNYAVGTPTDAVVTLPFSQLQEGWMADGAAVDPADIDRMFISLVAPGYDPAATGLLPQSATGWVELSDIHCDGDRSMLTIGDALLPPHGLGMCTAYDDSYNLTPARMLRQCLHLGYRDALVHYVGMSHYYRLVRDGGNLQVTGNAELNTPCTAWHTDYFARCAEYGFEPIVSLSFELLAEHSPLSWSQRAFNGDVALTGWSPPSTLLSPYSNAVRFFLDNIAEAFVSLTMAAGLPVKFQIGEPWWWVMADGRPCLYDDNVLASLPNSPDIPDLSEPLTFEQIKHLNWCGSILALTTRRLRDAVRRAAGGNAEVYLLVFTPTVLDSKWPELRRANMPTGWAYPAYDRLQLEDYDWLTVGAEALRLRAYDTVQQRLSYPLELQDYLSGFVLLPEDASDYWRHIDAGVDEAIERGVERQFVWAFPQVLRDGYVRLPPIPKEDLVQSFDDVLYPLALGRDASASPEFSTAISLTASGHERRNSQWSDARMNYDVGPGIRSQAELGVLLEFFRARRGPARGFRLADPFDHSSNGLTGSPTATDQLIGIGDGLAATYQLAKSYGPADDPQVRPITRPRADTIVVSVDGVANTAWTLRDGGRIVFTYAPADGAEVRAGFLFDVPVRFAQDRLDISGATFAAGDAPSVPLIEIREDV, from the coding sequence ATGGCCTATTGGCTTGCGCGGGAGCGCGAAGGTCAGACCACCGATGTCATCCAGCGTTTCGATGCGCGCTATTGGACCGTCGATTTCCCGCGCGGCGATATGGCGAGCGTCGTCACCACGGCGCCCGATGCGCTGCGCGTGGATTGCGAACTGCATCTGGGCAATGGTCTCGTCGGCCTGATCTGGGAAAGCGAGGATCGCTTCGACCATCCGCTGCTGTCCTACGATACGGACCGCAATTTCGCCCTCACCACGCTGCGCTTTCGCTGGCAATCGGACGGTGTCCTGCCGCTCGATGCCGTTCACGGGCCTACGCTGACCTTGGAGGGCCGCGACGCGGGCGGCAATGCGCGCACATGGTATGTCCGGCTGTGGAACTACGCCGTCGGCACGCCGACCGATGCCGTGGTGACGCTGCCCTTTTCGCAGCTGCAGGAAGGCTGGATGGCCGATGGCGCAGCTGTGGACCCGGCGGATATCGACCGCATGTTCATCTCGCTGGTCGCGCCGGGCTACGATCCCGCCGCGACCGGCCTCCTGCCGCAATCGGCGACCGGGTGGGTCGAGCTTAGCGACATCCATTGCGATGGCGACCGGTCCATGCTGACCATCGGCGATGCACTGCTGCCACCGCACGGTCTCGGCATGTGCACTGCCTATGACGACAGCTACAACCTGACGCCTGCGCGCATGCTGCGCCAATGCCTGCATCTCGGCTACCGCGATGCGCTGGTCCACTATGTCGGCATGAGCCATTATTACCGGCTGGTCCGGGATGGCGGCAATCTGCAGGTTACGGGAAATGCAGAGCTCAATACGCCGTGCACCGCTTGGCACACGGATTATTTCGCGCGCTGTGCAGAATACGGTTTCGAGCCGATTGTCTCGCTTTCCTTCGAATTGCTTGCCGAGCACTCGCCGCTAAGCTGGAGCCAACGCGCCTTCAATGGCGACGTCGCTCTCACCGGCTGGAGCCCACCATCCACGCTGCTTTCGCCATATTCCAATGCGGTCCGCTTCTTCCTCGATAATATCGCGGAAGCCTTTGTGAGCCTGACCATGGCGGCCGGACTGCCCGTGAAGTTCCAGATCGGTGAGCCATGGTGGTGGGTCATGGCCGATGGAAGGCCGTGCCTTTACGATGACAACGTGCTCGCCTCACTGCCGAATTCACCGGATATTCCCGACCTTTCCGAGCCGCTTACGTTCGAACAGATCAAGCATCTGAACTGGTGCGGCAGCATCCTTGCCCTGACGACCAGACGCCTTCGCGATGCGGTTCGCAGAGCAGCTGGCGGCAATGCCGAAGTGTATCTGCTCGTTTTCACGCCCACCGTCCTAGATTCGAAATGGCCCGAATTGCGTCGCGCAAATATGCCGACAGGCTGGGCATACCCCGCCTATGACAGGCTTCAACTAGAAGATTACGACTGGCTGACGGTTGGTGCAGAGGCCTTGCGACTGCGCGCGTATGACACCGTGCAGCAGCGCCTGTCCTACCCGCTGGAACTGCAGGACTACCTTTCCGGATTCGTGCTGCTGCCGGAAGATGCATCTGACTATTGGCGGCATATCGATGCAGGTGTGGACGAGGCCATCGAGCGCGGCGTGGAGCGGCAATTCGTCTGGGCGTTCCCGCAAGTCCTGCGCGATGGATATGTCCGCCTTCCCCCCATTCCCAAGGAGGACCTGGTGCAATCATTCGACGATGTGCTCTACCCGCTGGCGTTGGGCCGCGATGCCTCTGCAAGCCCAGAATTTTCGACCGCAATCTCGCTAACCGCATCCGGCCATGAGCGGCGCAACAGCCAGTGGAGCGATGCGCGGATGAATTACGACGTTGGCCCGGGCATTCGTTCGCAGGCAGAGCTGGGCGTGCTGCTGGAGTTCTTCCGTGCCCGGCGCGGCCCGGCCCGGGGCTTCCGCCTTGCCGATCCCTTCGATCATAGCTCTAACGGGCTGACCGGTTCGCCCACCGCGACCGACCAGCTGATCGGCATTGGCGACGGGTTGGCAGCAACATACCAGCTGGCCAAGAGCTATGGACCGGCTGACGATCCGCAGGTGCGGCCCATCACCCGTCCCCGCGCCGACACCATCGTCGTCAGCGTCGACGGTGTCGCGAATACCGCCTGGACGCTGCGCGATGGCGGCCGGATCGTCTTCACCTACGCGCCGGCCGATGGCGCGGAAGTGCGCGCCGGTTTCCTCTTCGACGTTCCCGTCCGCTTTGCGCAGGATCGGCTAGACATCAGCGGCGCAACCTTCGCTGCGGGCGATGCGCCCTCCGTTCCGCTGATCGAAATCCGCGAGGACGTATGA
- a CDS encoding DUF6127 family protein, whose translation MNRQDMLAALMAQANETGADLMTLRAIVEEASELGADRVLDRLGLDDDKAHSDLDELRDLLSAWRAAKASAWKAAVEWAVRGLMALLLIGIAVRLGVPGLLR comes from the coding sequence ATGAACCGCCAGGACATGCTGGCCGCGCTGATGGCGCAGGCCAATGAAACGGGTGCCGACCTGATGACGCTGCGCGCCATTGTCGAGGAAGCCAGCGAACTGGGCGCGGACCGCGTGCTCGACCGGCTCGGCCTCGATGATGACAAGGCCCATTCCGACCTCGACGAATTGCGCGACCTGCTCTCCGCCTGGCGTGCGGCCAAGGCGAGCGCGTGGAAGGCCGCCGTCGAATGGGCGGTGCGCGGGCTGATGGCGCTGCTGCTGATCGGTATTGCCGTCCGCCTCGGCGTGCCGGGACTGCTGCGATGA
- a CDS encoding YqaA family protein, whose protein sequence is MRLLHGLYDWTMEKAAHPHATWWLAFFCFIESSFFPIPPHPLLGLMCLAEPKKATRFAAIATIASVLGGLLGYMIGAFLYDTIGDWMLGVLGLRESFPQAACYIREQGAMAVFLAAGTPIPFKLMTITAGFIEMNLATFLVAALAGRALIFMVVGVLFQLFGAPIKGFIEKYLGTVTTVFVVLVVGGFIAITQLGGSDESTEGGDPCAAVTSMQDLEGL, encoded by the coding sequence ATGCGCCTGCTGCACGGTCTGTATGACTGGACGATGGAGAAAGCCGCGCATCCGCATGCGACGTGGTGGCTGGCTTTCTTCTGCTTCATCGAATCGAGCTTTTTCCCGATCCCGCCGCACCCCCTGCTGGGCCTGATGTGCCTGGCGGAGCCGAAAAAGGCGACCCGCTTTGCGGCGATTGCCACTATCGCCAGCGTGCTGGGCGGACTGCTCGGATACATGATCGGCGCGTTCCTGTACGATACGATCGGCGACTGGATGCTGGGCGTGCTCGGCCTGCGCGAAAGCTTCCCGCAGGCGGCATGCTATATTCGCGAACAGGGCGCGATGGCGGTGTTTCTTGCGGCGGGCACGCCCATCCCGTTCAAGCTGATGACCATAACAGCGGGCTTCATCGAGATGAACCTCGCCACCTTCCTTGTGGCGGCGCTGGCGGGCCGGGCGCTGATTTTCATGGTGGTGGGCGTGCTTTTCCAGCTGTTCGGAGCGCCCATCAAGGGCTTCATCGAGAAGTATCTGGGAACGGTGACCACTGTCTTTGTCGTGTTGGTGGTGGGCGGTTTCATCGCCATCACCCAACTGGGCGGCAGCGATGAAAGCACGGAGGGCGGCGACCCCTGCGCCGCCGTCACCTCCATGCAGGATCTGGAAGGCCTCTAA
- a CDS encoding gene transfer agent family protein, with translation MSPTAPANPERGEARLDVAGCAVTLRPTFTALVAAEEELGPLFAMVERASEGQLRLSEIATLFWHCCDPAQAISREAVGEAVLAMGLAEAAKPLRTLLKQILQGSA, from the coding sequence ATGAGCCCGACCGCGCCTGCCAATCCTGAGCGCGGCGAAGCGAGGCTGGACGTCGCTGGATGCGCCGTTACCCTGCGCCCGACTTTCACCGCGCTCGTCGCCGCAGAAGAGGAGCTCGGGCCGCTTTTCGCTATGGTCGAGCGGGCGAGCGAAGGACAGCTGCGCCTGTCCGAGATCGCCACGCTGTTCTGGCATTGCTGCGATCCGGCGCAGGCAATCTCGCGTGAAGCAGTGGGCGAAGCCGTGCTCGCCATGGGCCTTGCCGAAGCGGCCAAGCCGCTCCGCACGCTGCTGAAGCAGATCCTGCAAGGCAGCGCGTGA
- a CDS encoding phage tail assembly chaperone: MTQLFADNAAQLAGAVGRLLGWPPDWFWRSTPAEIAAILASPGGEPATVTRDQIAQLMKDNPDG; the protein is encoded by the coding sequence GTGACGCAGCTTTTCGCCGACAATGCAGCGCAATTGGCAGGAGCGGTAGGCCGGCTGCTCGGCTGGCCGCCCGACTGGTTCTGGCGAAGCACGCCTGCGGAGATCGCAGCCATCCTCGCCTCGCCCGGCGGCGAACCGGCCACGGTGACGCGCGACCAGATCGCACAATTGATGAAGGACAACCCCGATGGATGA
- a CDS encoding HK97 family phage prohead protease — protein MIRFAGYAALFDVADAARDTIVKGAFTRTLAQRQQSRQPIPLYWQHRPDQQIGTVELAEEDTRGLRVIARIDNPDARAAAALAAREVNGLSFGYRARGYENTPQGRVLREVDLFEVSLVTHPLQPGARVHLLT, from the coding sequence ATGATCCGCTTTGCCGGTTATGCCGCGCTGTTCGATGTGGCCGACGCCGCGCGCGATACGATCGTAAAAGGCGCGTTCACCCGCACGTTGGCGCAGCGCCAGCAATCACGCCAGCCCATCCCGCTTTACTGGCAACACCGGCCCGACCAGCAGATCGGCACGGTCGAACTGGCCGAAGAGGATACGCGCGGCCTGCGCGTTATCGCTCGGATCGACAATCCCGACGCGCGCGCCGCCGCCGCCCTCGCGGCACGCGAAGTGAACGGCCTGAGCTTCGGCTACCGCGCCCGCGGTTACGAAAATACGCCGCAGGGCCGCGTCCTGCGAGAGGTCGACCTGTTCGAAGTCAGCCTCGTCACCCATCCCCTGCAACCCGGCGCACGGGTGCATTTGCTCACCTGA
- a CDS encoding DUF2163 domain-containing protein — protein MSHTFFARELEGVATFWRIIRKDGAMLAFTSHDRALVFDDITHLSAPGMLPSAIRRTAQLERDTVEVDGVLSHDSITEDDLLQGRYADARISIGLVDWETLDRATLFTGTLGNISAQDNAFSAELRSAKAALEEDFVPRTSPTCRASFCDADCRLNPAMFTAIATVVSVDPERNSVLFDGITASDCLHGDLWWIDGQHAGRRTRIIDLDGSSLVLEMPISGDIQPGTRAYVREGCDHTVATCAARFGNAVNFQGEPFLPGNDLLTRYPTSSS, from the coding sequence ATGAGCCACACCTTCTTCGCGCGCGAGCTGGAAGGGGTGGCCACCTTCTGGCGGATCATCCGCAAGGATGGCGCCATGCTCGCTTTCACCAGTCATGACCGGGCTCTGGTGTTCGACGATATCACGCACCTCTCAGCCCCGGGCATGCTGCCTTCGGCTATCCGCCGCACGGCGCAGCTGGAGCGCGACACGGTGGAGGTCGATGGCGTGCTGTCGCATGACAGCATCACGGAGGACGACCTGCTGCAAGGGCGCTATGCCGATGCGCGAATCTCGATTGGCCTGGTCGACTGGGAAACGCTGGATCGCGCGACCCTATTCACCGGCACGCTCGGCAATATCAGTGCGCAGGACAATGCGTTCTCGGCCGAGCTCCGCTCCGCCAAGGCGGCGCTGGAAGAAGATTTCGTGCCGCGCACCAGTCCGACCTGCCGCGCATCCTTTTGCGATGCGGATTGCAGGCTCAATCCGGCAATGTTCACCGCCATCGCCACGGTGGTCAGCGTCGATCCCGAGCGCAACAGCGTGTTGTTCGACGGCATTACAGCTTCCGATTGCCTGCATGGCGACCTCTGGTGGATCGACGGTCAGCATGCTGGCAGGCGAACGCGGATCATCGATCTCGATGGGAGCAGTCTCGTGCTCGAAATGCCCATTTCCGGTGACATACAACCAGGCACCCGCGCTTATGTGCGCGAGGGTTGCGATCATACCGTGGCGACTTGCGCGGCCCGGTTCGGCAATGCGGTAAACTTCCAGGGCGAGCCCTTCCTGCCCGGCAACGACCTGCTGACCCGCTACCCCACGAGCTCTTCGTGA
- a CDS encoding DUF3168 domain-containing protein: protein METQLRIALVQWLAGDPVLSDALNDITEEAPSRASIPWLGIAASASVDWSTKDRRGREVRVALELQTRGDASGETAAIASQVEERIETMTAAQSGFAIASITFLRARAEQRERNIRAVLLEYRFRILET from the coding sequence ATGGAAACACAGCTTCGCATTGCGCTTGTCCAATGGCTGGCCGGCGATCCGGTCCTGTCCGACGCGCTCAACGACATCACCGAAGAAGCGCCATCGCGCGCCAGCATTCCGTGGCTGGGCATCGCCGCCAGCGCCAGCGTCGACTGGAGCACCAAGGATCGCCGCGGCCGCGAGGTGCGCGTCGCGCTCGAACTGCAGACGCGCGGCGATGCTTCCGGCGAGACCGCCGCAATTGCCAGCCAGGTGGAAGAGCGCATCGAGACGATGACTGCCGCCCAAAGCGGCTTTGCCATTGCCAGCATCACCTTTCTGCGCGCCCGCGCCGAGCAGCGCGAACGCAATATCCGCGCCGTTCTGCTCGAATACCGTTTCCGAATTCTCGAAACCTGA
- a CDS encoding head-tail connector protein — MRRAIVVPPVLAADALDELKSWLAITTTRDDESLGDLLRAALEACEGFTGTMPLETGCEEVLTASYEWQALSASPIIAITGVEAVALDGTRSALPVEAYTIDITAGGCGRVRLTRTCPSSRIAVRFDAGLSASWIGLPDGMRHGVIRLAAHYYRERDAGDRPATPPASVSALWRPWRRMRLA; from the coding sequence ATGAGGCGGGCTATTGTCGTGCCGCCCGTGCTGGCGGCCGATGCTTTGGACGAGCTCAAGAGCTGGCTCGCCATCACCACCACGCGCGATGACGAGTCGCTAGGCGATCTGCTGCGCGCGGCACTGGAAGCCTGCGAGGGCTTTACCGGCACTATGCCGCTAGAAACCGGCTGCGAGGAAGTGCTGACCGCCAGCTATGAGTGGCAAGCGCTCAGTGCCTCGCCGATCATAGCCATTACAGGCGTGGAGGCGGTCGCCCTGGATGGCACGCGCAGTGCACTGCCAGTCGAAGCCTACACGATCGATATCACGGCAGGCGGGTGCGGAAGGGTGCGCCTCACCCGCACCTGTCCATCGAGCCGCATCGCCGTGCGCTTCGATGCGGGTTTGTCGGCCAGCTGGATCGGGCTTCCAGATGGCATGCGGCACGGCGTCATTCGCCTCGCTGCGCATTATTATCGCGAGCGCGATGCCGGCGACAGGCCGGCCACACCGCCCGCCTCCGTCAGCGCGCTATGGCGTCCCTGGCGCCGAATGCGGCTCGCATGA
- a CDS encoding phage major tail protein, TP901-1 family: MTAQKGSAFLLKIGDGAQPPAYETVAGLRTTQMSINGDAVVVTHKESGGWRDLLSGAGTRSVSVSAAGIFLGSTAEASIRAHALAGTIEDYELSFEGGERLRGRFLVQRLDYAGDFNGERNYTLQLESSGAVVAV, encoded by the coding sequence ATGACCGCTCAGAAAGGCAGTGCCTTCCTTCTCAAGATCGGCGACGGCGCGCAGCCGCCCGCTTACGAAACCGTCGCCGGACTGCGCACCACGCAGATGTCGATCAACGGCGATGCCGTGGTTGTGACGCACAAGGAGTCGGGCGGCTGGCGAGACCTGCTGTCCGGCGCGGGAACGCGATCGGTTTCGGTCAGTGCCGCCGGTATCTTCCTAGGCAGCACCGCCGAAGCCTCGATCCGCGCCCATGCGCTGGCCGGGACGATCGAGGATTACGAACTCTCCTTCGAAGGCGGCGAGCGATTGCGCGGTCGCTTCCTCGTGCAGCGGCTTGACTATGCGGGCGACTTCAACGGCGAGCGCAATTACACGCTGCAGCTGGAAAGCAGCGGCGCGGTGGTGGCCGTATGA
- a CDS encoding phage major capsid protein produces MDIQIPTQTVMADTPNQSLSDSFDIVARQDKAEAAIATLRSDVDEVKARVDKIGMAAVRPAIGGASTAPSAEVKGFVDGYLRRGRESEVKSISATTPADGGYAVPREIDAMIASELKEISPIRGLAQVVQVGSAGYRKLITTGGTASGWVGEAAARPETDTPEFAEIAPPSGELYANPAASQSMLDDAAFDLEGWLASEIAMEFARAEGAAFVNGTGNDQPLGFLSSPTSLAGDAVRSFGSLQYIGSGDANGFDANPESRLIDLVHTMKAGHRQGASWVMNSATLSEVRKLKTTDGAFLWQPGLVEGQPDRLLGYPVVEAEDMPDVAGGTFPIAFGNFKAGYIIAERSATQVLRDPFTNKPFVHFYATKRVGGQVLDSSAIKLLKIEA; encoded by the coding sequence ATGGATATCCAGATCCCTACCCAGACCGTGATGGCGGACACGCCCAACCAGTCGCTTTCCGACAGTTTCGATATCGTCGCGCGGCAGGACAAAGCCGAGGCGGCCATCGCTACGCTGCGCTCGGACGTCGACGAGGTGAAGGCCCGCGTCGACAAGATCGGCATGGCAGCCGTGCGACCCGCCATCGGCGGTGCATCCACAGCGCCCAGTGCCGAAGTGAAAGGCTTTGTCGACGGCTATCTGCGCCGTGGCCGCGAGAGCGAGGTGAAGTCCATCTCTGCCACCACGCCCGCCGATGGCGGCTATGCCGTGCCGCGCGAAATCGACGCGATGATTGCCAGCGAGTTGAAGGAAATCTCGCCCATCCGCGGCCTCGCCCAGGTGGTGCAGGTCGGCTCTGCCGGATACCGTAAGCTCATCACCACCGGCGGCACGGCGTCGGGCTGGGTCGGCGAAGCGGCTGCGCGTCCGGAAACCGATACGCCCGAATTTGCCGAAATCGCTCCGCCTTCGGGCGAGCTCTATGCAAATCCGGCAGCGAGCCAGTCCATGCTGGACGATGCCGCATTCGACCTCGAAGGCTGGCTGGCGAGCGAGATCGCGATGGAATTTGCCCGCGCCGAAGGGGCTGCCTTCGTGAATGGCACGGGTAACGACCAGCCGCTCGGCTTCCTCTCCTCTCCCACCTCACTGGCGGGGGATGCGGTGCGCAGCTTCGGCAGCCTGCAATATATCGGATCGGGCGATGCCAATGGCTTCGACGCCAATCCGGAAAGCCGGCTGATCGACCTCGTCCACACGATGAAAGCCGGCCATCGCCAAGGCGCAAGCTGGGTGATGAACTCGGCGACCTTGTCCGAAGTCCGCAAGCTGAAGACCACCGATGGCGCGTTCCTGTGGCAGCCGGGCCTGGTGGAAGGCCAGCCAGATCGCCTGCTGGGCTATCCGGTAGTCGAGGCGGAAGACATGCCCGATGTGGCAGGCGGCACCTTCCCCATCGCCTTCGGCAATTTTAAGGCGGGCTACATCATCGCCGAACGCAGCGCGACGCAGGTGCTGCGCGATCCGTTCACCAACAAGCCCTTCGTCCACTTCTACGCGACCAAGCGCGTGGGCGGGCAGGTGCTCGATTCGAGCGCGATCAAGCTGCTGAAAATCGAGGCCTGA
- a CDS encoding phage portal protein: MPLLDTLRAAFKGGGGASVPLARGFHSPWSYAYQNGGARPAFDYRDAVRTAFLDNPVAQRAVRIVAEGVGGAPITASDDAALSLIGASHEGQSLLEVLAANLLLHGNAFVQVVRGSGRHPATLFALRPERVSVMQGSDGWPTGYRYRIGDEVRDLPLEDEDGWPTLIHLKSFHPADDHYGAGCLSAAEKAVAIHNAAASWNLALLENAARPSGALVYDNGADTSGLTAEQFARLKEELASAYQGGGNAGRPMLLEGGLKWQSLSLSPADMDFAELKAAAARDIALAFGVPPMLLGLPGDNTYANYREANRALWRLTLLPLTGKILDGLSLGLKPWFPGLALSVDLDRVPALSEDREKLWKQVSEADFLTDDEKRGLLGLAPLETGDNP, translated from the coding sequence ATGCCCCTCCTCGACACGCTCCGCGCCGCCTTCAAGGGCGGTGGCGGGGCTTCCGTGCCGCTTGCGCGCGGCTTTCACTCGCCTTGGTCCTATGCATACCAGAATGGCGGCGCGCGTCCGGCGTTCGATTACCGTGATGCGGTGCGCACCGCCTTCCTCGATAATCCGGTGGCGCAGCGCGCGGTCCGGATCGTCGCGGAGGGGGTCGGTGGCGCGCCGATTACCGCGTCGGATGACGCTGCGCTTTCGCTGATCGGCGCGAGCCATGAGGGGCAATCGCTGCTGGAAGTGCTCGCCGCCAACCTGCTGCTGCACGGCAATGCCTTCGTGCAGGTGGTGCGCGGCAGCGGGCGGCACCCCGCCACGCTTTTCGCCCTGCGACCCGAGCGTGTTTCCGTCATGCAAGGTAGCGATGGCTGGCCCACCGGCTATCGCTATCGCATTGGCGACGAAGTACGCGACCTGCCGCTGGAAGACGAGGATGGTTGGCCGACGCTCATCCACCTTAAAAGCTTCCACCCGGCAGACGACCATTACGGCGCGGGCTGCCTCTCGGCGGCGGAAAAGGCGGTCGCCATCCATAATGCTGCGGCCAGCTGGAACCTCGCATTGCTGGAGAACGCCGCAAGGCCATCGGGCGCGCTGGTCTATGACAATGGCGCGGATACGAGCGGCCTCACAGCAGAGCAATTCGCGCGGCTGAAGGAAGAGCTCGCCAGCGCCTATCAGGGCGGCGGAAATGCCGGGCGGCCCATGCTGCTGGAAGGTGGGCTGAAATGGCAGAGCCTTTCGCTTTCGCCTGCCGACATGGATTTTGCCGAATTGAAAGCGGCTGCGGCGCGCGACATCGCGCTCGCTTTCGGCGTGCCGCCCATGCTGCTCGGCCTGCCGGGCGATAACACCTATGCCAATTACCGGGAGGCCAATCGTGCGCTGTGGCGGCTGACCTTGCTGCCGCTGACGGGCAAGATCCTCGACGGCCTGTCGCTCGGCCTCAAGCCGTGGTTCCCCGGGCTGGCGCTGTCGGTCGATCTCGACCGCGTGCCCGCGCTTTCGGAAGACCGCGAGAAGCTGTGGAAGCAGGTGAGCGAGGCCGATTTCCTCACCGACGATGAGAAGCGCGGCCTGCTGGGCCTCGCCCCGCTTGAAACCGGAGATAATCCATGA